In Curtobacterium sp. L6-1, a genomic segment contains:
- a CDS encoding NUDIX hydrolase: MPSATAPRRAAVLMLFGPLDDVPSGRPARSAAVSRDLDVLLLARASTLRSHAGEVAFPGGRVDPDDVDVVAAALREAREETGLQVTGVDVLGSAAPVPLAHSRHLVTPVLGWWRAPSPVRVVDEAESAAVFRTPVADLLDPANRGITEFRREGRTWRGPAFVVEADSGSHVVWGFTATLLDALFDRVGWTEPWDHDRVVAIPGR, translated from the coding sequence ATGCCGTCAGCCACTGCGCCGCGCCGGGCAGCGGTCCTCATGCTGTTCGGCCCGCTCGACGACGTGCCGAGCGGACGCCCGGCCCGGTCGGCCGCGGTCTCCCGCGACCTGGACGTGCTCCTCCTCGCCCGTGCCAGCACGCTGCGCTCCCACGCCGGCGAGGTCGCGTTCCCCGGCGGCCGCGTCGACCCGGACGACGTCGACGTGGTCGCCGCCGCACTCCGGGAGGCGCGGGAGGAGACCGGCCTGCAGGTCACCGGGGTCGACGTGCTCGGCTCCGCCGCTCCGGTCCCGCTCGCCCACTCACGGCACCTGGTCACGCCGGTACTCGGGTGGTGGCGTGCACCGTCGCCGGTCCGGGTGGTCGACGAGGCCGAGTCGGCAGCGGTCTTCCGCACCCCGGTCGCCGACCTGCTCGACCCGGCGAACCGCGGCATCACGGAGTTCCGGCGGGAGGGCCGGACGTGGCGGGGGCCGGCGTTCGTCGTCGAGGCCGACTCCGGGTCCCACGTCGTGTGGGGCTTCACCGCGACGCTGCTCGACGCCCTGTTCGACCGGGTCGGGTGGACCGAGCCGTGGGACCACGACCGGGTGGTGGCGATCCCCGGACGGTGA
- a CDS encoding MOSC domain-containing protein yields MGTAGTEGSRVVAVSRDHDHRFSKPVVDEVTLVEGWGIEGDAHAGTTVQHRSRVARDPSQPNLRQVHLIHAELFDELDAAGHDVAPGQLGENVTTRGVDLLGLPTGTLLHLGADACVRVTGLRNPCQQINGFEPGLLRQVLGRASDGSVSRKGGVMGVVVSGGVVRSGDAVRVELPEGVLEPLRPV; encoded by the coding sequence ATGGGGACTGCAGGGACAGAGGGATCGCGGGTCGTGGCGGTCAGCCGAGACCACGACCACCGCTTCAGCAAACCGGTCGTGGACGAGGTCACGCTCGTCGAGGGGTGGGGCATCGAGGGCGACGCGCACGCCGGCACCACCGTGCAGCACCGCTCCCGCGTCGCGCGCGACCCGTCGCAGCCGAACCTGCGGCAGGTGCACCTGATCCACGCCGAGCTCTTCGACGAGCTCGACGCCGCCGGTCACGACGTGGCGCCCGGTCAGCTGGGCGAGAATGTCACCACGCGCGGAGTCGACCTGCTCGGGCTCCCGACGGGGACGCTGCTCCACCTGGGCGCCGATGCGTGCGTGCGGGTGACGGGCCTCCGGAACCCATGCCAGCAGATCAACGGGTTCGAACCGGGGCTCCTCCGGCAGGTTCTCGGCCGGGCCTCCGACGGATCGGTGTCGCGGAAGGGCGGCGTGATGGGCGTCGTCGTCAGCGGGGGAGTCGTCCGCTCCGGCGACGCGGTGCGGGTCGAACTGCCCGAGGGTGTCCTCGAACCGTTGCGCCCGGTCTGA
- a CDS encoding putative immunity protein, which yields MPSPQSLSEDDRRLVAAWAADCAERVLPLFEAEAPGDDRPRDGINRARAFSRGESDTAGEIRRRFVAGRAAQSATSAAGKAAAWSAGQASGVAHMGAHALGAAAYAVKAVELASRQQGGEAEIRWQVEHMSQPVRAALRSLPLLGEDLSGPLGSGLLASGALGATIRRLQAALLDGVPREPGT from the coding sequence ATGCCCTCTCCGCAGTCGCTCTCCGAGGACGATCGTCGTCTCGTCGCAGCCTGGGCTGCTGACTGCGCGGAGCGGGTCCTGCCGCTGTTCGAGGCAGAGGCCCCGGGGGACGACCGGCCGAGGGACGGGATCAACCGAGCGCGCGCCTTCTCGCGCGGTGAATCGGACACGGCCGGCGAGATCCGCCGCCGTTTCGTCGCCGGTCGGGCTGCGCAGTCAGCCACGTCCGCAGCGGGGAAGGCCGCTGCATGGTCGGCAGGGCAGGCGTCCGGCGTCGCCCACATGGGAGCGCACGCCCTCGGCGCGGCCGCCTACGCCGTGAAGGCGGTCGAGCTGGCGTCGCGGCAGCAGGGTGGCGAGGCCGAGATCCGGTGGCAGGTGGAGCACATGAGCCAGCCCGTGCGGGCGGCACTGCGGAGTCTTCCGCTGCTCGGAGAGGATCTGTCGGGCCCCCTCGGTTCGGGGCTCCTCGCCTCCGGTGCGCTCGGCGCGACGATCCGCCGCCTGCAGGCGGCGCTCCTGGACGGCGTCCCTCGGGAGCCCGGTACCTGA
- a CDS encoding MFS transporter: protein MTAEHRSPAEPDAAPSVAHHDAHHVATHADDAPVSDLAATPDRAARPNGDQPDPNRWKALVICLLGGGIVLLDVSIVNVALQSISTGLPGASAEAVQWILSGYALSFGLLLVPGGRLGDATGRRRMFVIGVGLFTLASALCGFAPNGIVLVIARLVQGLAGGLLTPQVTALIQQLFRGKERGTAFGLFGATVGIATAIGPLIGGLLITAFGTENGWRFVFFVNLPVGLVTILLAFRYLPGSTGEERGKKHDFDPVGIVLLGAAVVALLLPFVQSEQWKGTAKWWLVVVAVVLGVLFALWERRYQRTKEPVVDLRLFRRRSFSLGVGLATVYFAGFTPLFFVLTLALQSGLHYSALLAGLTSVPFAIGSGIASTVGGRIVHRFGRQLIVIGTILVLLGLGAVIWVVANHYEPDLGWWLVLPLLVAGIGSGLTISPNQTLTLSEVPVEQGGSAGGLIQVGARVGSAIGIAAVGSVFYSSLASSDGDYTKGLPLGLGVSLGFVAAALVAGIVDVVVGKVRGTEATV from the coding sequence ATGACAGCTGAACACCGCTCACCCGCCGAGCCCGACGCGGCGCCCTCCGTCGCGCACCACGACGCCCACCACGTGGCGACCCACGCCGACGACGCTCCCGTGTCGGACCTGGCCGCGACGCCCGACCGCGCAGCACGCCCCAACGGCGACCAGCCGGACCCGAACCGCTGGAAGGCCCTCGTCATCTGCCTGCTCGGCGGCGGCATCGTGCTCCTCGACGTGTCGATCGTCAACGTGGCGCTCCAGTCGATCTCCACCGGGCTGCCCGGGGCGAGCGCCGAGGCGGTGCAGTGGATCCTCTCCGGCTACGCCCTGTCGTTCGGCCTGCTGCTCGTCCCCGGCGGACGCCTCGGCGACGCCACCGGACGACGCCGCATGTTCGTCATCGGTGTCGGCCTGTTCACCCTCGCCAGCGCCCTCTGCGGCTTCGCGCCGAACGGCATCGTCCTGGTCATCGCCCGTCTGGTGCAGGGCCTCGCCGGTGGGCTGCTCACGCCGCAGGTCACCGCCCTCATCCAGCAGTTGTTCCGCGGCAAGGAACGCGGGACCGCGTTCGGCTTGTTCGGCGCCACGGTCGGCATCGCGACCGCCATCGGACCGCTCATCGGCGGTCTGCTCATCACCGCGTTCGGCACCGAGAACGGCTGGCGCTTCGTCTTCTTCGTGAACCTGCCCGTGGGACTCGTCACGATCCTCCTGGCCTTCCGGTACCTGCCTGGCTCGACCGGCGAGGAGCGGGGCAAGAAGCACGACTTCGACCCGGTCGGCATCGTGCTGCTCGGTGCCGCGGTGGTCGCCCTGCTGCTGCCGTTCGTGCAGTCCGAGCAGTGGAAGGGCACCGCGAAGTGGTGGCTCGTGGTCGTCGCCGTCGTGCTCGGCGTCCTGTTCGCGCTGTGGGAGCGCCGGTACCAGCGGACCAAGGAGCCCGTGGTCGACCTCCGGCTGTTCCGCCGTCGGTCGTTCTCCCTCGGCGTCGGGCTCGCGACGGTGTACTTCGCCGGCTTCACCCCGCTGTTCTTCGTCCTGACGCTCGCACTCCAGTCCGGGCTGCACTACTCGGCGCTGCTCGCGGGGCTGACCTCGGTGCCGTTCGCGATCGGATCTGGGATCGCCTCGACCGTCGGCGGGCGGATCGTGCACCGGTTCGGTCGGCAGCTCATCGTCATCGGGACGATCCTGGTGCTCCTCGGGCTCGGCGCCGTCATCTGGGTCGTCGCGAACCACTACGAGCCGGACCTGGGGTGGTGGCTCGTCCTGCCGCTGCTCGTCGCCGGTATCGGCTCCGGCCTGACCATCTCGCCAAACCAGACCCTGACCCTCTCCGAGGTCCCGGTCGAACAGGGCGGCTCGGCCGGTGGGCTCATCCAGGTCGGCGCGCGGGTCGGTTCGGCCATCGGCATCGCCGCGGTCGGCAGCGTCTTCTACTCGTCGCTCGCCAGCTCCGACGGGGACTACACGAAGGGCTTGCCGCTCGGGCTCGGGGTGTCCCTCGGGTTCGTCGCGGCCGCGTTGGTCGCCGGCATCGTCGACGTCGTCGTCGGCAAGGTGCGCGGGACCGAGGCGACGGTCTGA
- a CDS encoding phosphotransferase, with protein MTVEMLWEQDDPDEVLRNRFGFADAAAGGDWVVSTVERRWGVRVDPPERLVMSDSNALAWVRSGDERLLVKWSVAPARSERLAFAAELTARLATLGLPVSAPVPTLVGAVQVTVDGVSMGLQRVIDGAHLDVADAEQVRAAGATLAQLHDALRSYPSHGSRPGVLSTPAPLTDQIAGWIASAPSTLSPEARDVFGSMADRAPTALPSVQIVHGDYRAANILCRGTAVVGVLDFEELRLDHRIVELARSAVMLGTRFRDWGPVPLSVRQQFLDGYQTVHALTDEELRWWPVLVLWYSLALVPPGEDPHGWGPAAVEVLEQTAR; from the coding sequence ATGACGGTCGAGATGTTGTGGGAGCAGGACGACCCGGACGAGGTGCTCCGGAACCGGTTCGGGTTCGCGGACGCGGCGGCAGGAGGTGACTGGGTCGTCTCGACGGTCGAGCGCCGGTGGGGCGTCCGTGTCGATCCGCCGGAACGGCTGGTGATGAGCGACAGCAACGCGCTCGCCTGGGTCCGCAGCGGCGACGAACGCCTCCTGGTGAAGTGGTCGGTCGCACCCGCCCGATCCGAACGGCTCGCGTTCGCCGCCGAGCTCACTGCTCGGCTCGCAACGCTCGGACTGCCGGTGTCCGCCCCGGTACCGACGCTCGTGGGAGCGGTGCAGGTGACGGTCGACGGCGTCTCGATGGGCCTCCAACGCGTCATCGACGGAGCGCACCTCGACGTCGCGGACGCCGAGCAGGTCCGCGCCGCGGGGGCGACGCTCGCCCAGCTGCACGACGCGCTGCGCTCGTACCCCTCGCACGGATCCCGACCCGGTGTGCTGTCCACGCCAGCTCCGCTCACCGACCAGATCGCGGGCTGGATCGCCTCTGCGCCGTCGACACTGTCGCCGGAAGCTCGCGACGTCTTCGGATCGATGGCGGATCGAGCACCGACGGCTCTGCCGTCCGTGCAGATCGTGCACGGTGACTACCGCGCCGCGAACATCTTGTGCAGAGGAACCGCCGTCGTCGGCGTCCTCGACTTCGAGGAGCTCCGACTCGACCATCGGATCGTCGAGCTCGCTCGTTCAGCGGTCATGCTCGGCACGCGCTTCCGCGACTGGGGGCCCGTTCCGCTCTCCGTCCGGCAGCAGTTCCTGGACGGCTACCAGACGGTCCACGCCCTCACCGACGAGGAACTCCGATGGTGGCCGGTCCTCGTGCTCTGGTACTCGCTGGCGCTCGTGCCGCCAGGCGAGGATCCGCACGGGTGGGGGCCCGCAGCCGTCGAGGTCCTCGAGCAGACAGCCAGGTGA